Proteins found in one Labrus bergylta chromosome 8, fLabBer1.1, whole genome shotgun sequence genomic segment:
- the LOC109986455 gene encoding meiotic recombination protein REC8 homolog, which produces MFYYPTVLKRHSGCFSTIWLVATKGIRVTRRDFLKVNVKVTCDDIVNYVLERVPPPLPDLPRPRFSLYLSSQLQYGIILVFHRQCVIFLEELQSVVGQLVKQRTSQKIDMDEHSRLALDFPDALTLLEEAEGAPDPLFGVMSMHDSMPSPTTLIEMGKDFLRETSPEHPEQTNPGSYAEPQRDTEGITASPETITLREMEPVAIPIAEFEGVELLDQQPYTMDVLLAQTDHFPEGELEIPREEVAPGDRERGLEEGGRDADLEREGAKEPTASTLELQPTATLSGEEAMLLPDEESAEMPGPPTDQLTPVSAPPLPSPQPAARGRERPTLELEDVPPAEVKKKRKRQLIFFDPETQIPQAVLQQQIDNPQTETRKLNLPLPSPQRLLPAAELFNNPCNFLPEEVLFLWRRAAIIRPVSGPDLQVGEQGPESTDSEKERQREMEEAAQIEEILELSPKEVWECVCVFILQVPRDVAEEEMFDISAHGSLPLEGSDLREMSREISPMLTSEREETPVSRSVSALKDIPEVPDETLQRAAAESPWLLPELTEQQSSPVLFHSLLPREADRRTVSNIFQKLLETLSTRKICVEQGNPYGDIQILPGPNYEEVIQTLV; this is translated from the exons ATGTTTTACTACCCCACAGTTTTAAAGCGTCACTCGGGATGTTTTTCTACAATCTG GCTGGTTGCTACAAAAGGCATCAGAGTTACTCGTCGTGACTTCCTGAAAGTCAACGTCAAAGTGACCTG CGATGACATCGTGAACTACGTGCTGGAGCGGGTACCACCACCTCTGCCAGATCTGCCTCGACCTCGCTTCTCCCTCTACCTCTCCTCCCAGCTGCAGTATGGCATCATCCTCGTATTCCACCGACAGTGTGTCATTTTCCTTG AGGAACTTCAGTCAGTCGTGGGCCAGCTGGTGAAACAGAGGACTTCCCAGAAAATTGATATGGATGAACACAGCAG aCTTGCTCTGGACTTCCCAGATGCCCTGACTCTCCTGGAAGAGGCAGAAGGAGCTCCAGACCCTTTGTTTGGAGTGATGTCTATGCATGATTCAATGCCCAGTCCTACTACTCTGATAGAG ATGGGAAAGGACTTTCTGAGAGAAACCTCTCCGGAGCATCCTGAACAGACCA ATCCAGGCAGTTATGCAGAGCCACAGAGAGATACTGAAG GCATAACTGCATCTCCAGAAACCATCACTCTGAGAGAGATGGAGCCGGTCGCTATTCCCATCGCAGAG TTTGAGGGCGTGGAGCTCCTCGATCAGCAGCCATATACTATGGACGTCCTCTTGGCCCAAACAGACCATTTTCCAGAAG GAGAGTTAGAGATACCAAGAGAGGAAGTAGCACCAGGAGACCGAGAGAGGGGACTGGAAGAAGGTGGAAGAGACGCAGacctggagagagagggagcaaagGAGCCCACAGCGTCCACTCTTGA ATTACAGCCCACTGCTACTCTCTCTGGTGAAGAAGCCATGTTGCTGCCTGATGAAGAGTCTGCAGAGATGCCTGGACCCCCCACAGACCAGCTCACCCCCGTGTCGGCGCCCCCTCTCCCTTCCCCTCAGCCTGCAGCAAGGGGACGTGAGAGACCAACTCTGGAGTTAGAG gatgttcCTCCTGccgaggtgaagaagaagaggaagaggcagCTGATCTTCTTTGACCCGGAGACGCAGATCCCGCAGGcggtgctgcagcagcagatcgACAACCCTCAAACTGAGACCAGAAAACTAAACCTCCCACTTCCCTCTCCTCAAAGGCTTCTCCCTGCTGCTGAGCTGTTCAACAATCCCTGCAACt TCTTGCCTGAAGAGGTGCTGTTTCTATGGAGACGAGCAGCGATTATCAGACCTGTCTCAGGCCCGGACCTGCAGGTCGGAGAGCAAGGGCCCGAGTCCACCGACTCTGAGAAGGAACGACAGCGAGAGATGGAGGAGGCGGCCCAAATAGAGGAGATACTTGAGCTCAGCCCCAAGGaggtgtgggagtgtgtgtgtgtgtttattt tgcaggTCCCCAGAGATGTGGCAGAGGAAGAGATGTTTGACATTTCAG ctcATGGTTCCCTGCCACTGGAGGGCTCTGATCTAAGGGAAATGTCTCGGGAGATCTCCCCCATGCTCacatcagagagagaaga GACCCCTGTCTCTAGGTCAGTATCTGCATTGAAGGACATCCCAGAGGTGCCTGATGAAACGCTGcaaagagctgcagcagagTCTCCTTG gctgctGCCGGAGTTGACAGAGCAACAATCGTCACCTGTGCTTtttcactctcttctcccacGAGAGGCCGACCGCCGAACTGTCAGCAACATTTTTCAGAAGCTGCTGG AGACTTTATCGACCAGGAAGATTTGTGTCGAGCAGGGCAATCCTTATGGCGACATTCAGATTTTACCTGGACCGAACTATGAAGAGGTGATCCAGACTTTGGTCTGA
- the clk2b gene encoding dual specificity protein kinase CLK2b isoform X1, translating to MGKTELYSLYKAFLDCVCLCLPQSSDEAEGDNERDTESGHLIYRSGDVLEDRYEVVDTLGEGTFGKVVKCLDHGRGRSNVALKIIKNLEKYREAAKLEINVLEKITERDPENKHHCVQMLDWFNYYGHVCISFELLSLSTFDFQKANNFLPYPINHIRHMARQICHAVSFLHDNKLTHTDLKPENILFVNSDFSIIYNSEKKCNERRVNDTSVRLVDFGSATFDHEHHSTIISTRHYRAPEVILELGWSHPCDVWSIGCILFEYYKGFTLYQTHDNKEHLAMMESILGPIPRRMIQRSRKQKYFHRGRLDWNECSNAGRYVKAKCKPLRKYLLSHGTEHHHLFNLLERMMEYEPSIRISLPSVLCHPFFINPGRTQVWRNSCDMSR from the exons ATGGGAAAGACGGAGCTGTACTCTCTCTATAAAGCCTTTCTGGACTGTGTTTGCCTCTGCCTCCCT CAAAGCAGCGATGAGGCAGAAGGTGATAATGAGAGGGACACTGAGAGCGGCCACCTGATCTACAGAAGTGGGGACGTCCTGGAGGACAGAT ATGAAGTAGTCGACACTCTTGGGGAGGGAACTTTTGGGAAGGTGGTAAAATGTTTGGACCACGGCAG AGGACGAAGCAATGTTGCTCTGAAGATCATAAAGAACTTAGAGAAATACAGAGAAGCAGCCAAACTTGAAATCAACGTGCTGGAGAAGATCACTGAGAGAGatccagaaaacaaaca TCACTGTGTGCAGATGCTTGACTGGTTTAACTACTACGGCCATGTATGCATCTCTTTTGAGCTGCTGTCTCTCAGCACCTTTGACTTCCAGAAAGCAAACAACTTCCTGCCTTATCCCATTAACCACATCCGACACATGGCCCGTCAGATCTGCCACGCTGTCAGCT TTCTCCATGACAACAAGCTGACTCACACGGACCTGAAACCTGAGAACATCCTCTTTGTCAACTCAGATTTCTCCATCATATACAACTCTGAGAAG AAGTGTAATGAGAGGAGAGTTAACGACACCTCCGTGCGGCTTGTTGACTTTGGCAGCGCCACCTTTGACCATGAGCACCACTCTACCATCATCTCAACACGACACTACCGAGCTCCAGAGGTCATACTGG AGTTGGGTTGGAGTCATCCTTGTGATGTGTGGAGTATCGGCTGCATCCTTTTTGAATACTACAAAGGCTTCACACTATACCAG aCTCATGACAATAAGGAGCATCTTGCTATGATGGAGAGTATACTGGGACCAATACCTCGGAGAATGATACAAAGGAGCAG AAAGCAGAAGTATTTCCACCGGGGGCGTCTTGACTGGAATGAGTGCTCCAACGCCGGACGTTATGTGAAAGCAAAGTGCAAACCATTAAGG aagTACTTATTATCACATGGGACTGAGCACCACcatttgtttaatctcttagaGAGGATGATGGAGTATGAACCGTCAATACGCATCTCTCTTCCCTCTGTGCTGTGTCATCCCTTCTTCATTAATCCAGGGAGGACTCAGGTCTGGAGAAACAGCTGTGACATGAGCAGATGA
- the clk2b gene encoding dual specificity protein kinase CLK2b isoform X2, with protein sequence MGKTELYSLYKAFLDCVCLCLPQSSDEAEGDNERDTESGHLIYRSGDVLEDRYEVVDTLGEGTFGKVVKCLDHGRGRSNVALKIIKNLEKYREAAKLEINVLEKITERDPENKHHCVQMLDWFNYYGHVCISFELLSLSTFDFQKANNFLPYPINHIRHMARQICHAVSFLHDNKLTHTDLKPENILFVNSDFSIIYNSEKCNERRVNDTSVRLVDFGSATFDHEHHSTIISTRHYRAPEVILELGWSHPCDVWSIGCILFEYYKGFTLYQTHDNKEHLAMMESILGPIPRRMIQRSRKQKYFHRGRLDWNECSNAGRYVKAKCKPLRKYLLSHGTEHHHLFNLLERMMEYEPSIRISLPSVLCHPFFINPGRTQVWRNSCDMSR encoded by the exons ATGGGAAAGACGGAGCTGTACTCTCTCTATAAAGCCTTTCTGGACTGTGTTTGCCTCTGCCTCCCT CAAAGCAGCGATGAGGCAGAAGGTGATAATGAGAGGGACACTGAGAGCGGCCACCTGATCTACAGAAGTGGGGACGTCCTGGAGGACAGAT ATGAAGTAGTCGACACTCTTGGGGAGGGAACTTTTGGGAAGGTGGTAAAATGTTTGGACCACGGCAG AGGACGAAGCAATGTTGCTCTGAAGATCATAAAGAACTTAGAGAAATACAGAGAAGCAGCCAAACTTGAAATCAACGTGCTGGAGAAGATCACTGAGAGAGatccagaaaacaaaca TCACTGTGTGCAGATGCTTGACTGGTTTAACTACTACGGCCATGTATGCATCTCTTTTGAGCTGCTGTCTCTCAGCACCTTTGACTTCCAGAAAGCAAACAACTTCCTGCCTTATCCCATTAACCACATCCGACACATGGCCCGTCAGATCTGCCACGCTGTCAGCT TTCTCCATGACAACAAGCTGACTCACACGGACCTGAAACCTGAGAACATCCTCTTTGTCAACTCAGATTTCTCCATCATATACAACTCTGAGAAG TGTAATGAGAGGAGAGTTAACGACACCTCCGTGCGGCTTGTTGACTTTGGCAGCGCCACCTTTGACCATGAGCACCACTCTACCATCATCTCAACACGACACTACCGAGCTCCAGAGGTCATACTGG AGTTGGGTTGGAGTCATCCTTGTGATGTGTGGAGTATCGGCTGCATCCTTTTTGAATACTACAAAGGCTTCACACTATACCAG aCTCATGACAATAAGGAGCATCTTGCTATGATGGAGAGTATACTGGGACCAATACCTCGGAGAATGATACAAAGGAGCAG AAAGCAGAAGTATTTCCACCGGGGGCGTCTTGACTGGAATGAGTGCTCCAACGCCGGACGTTATGTGAAAGCAAAGTGCAAACCATTAAGG aagTACTTATTATCACATGGGACTGAGCACCACcatttgtttaatctcttagaGAGGATGATGGAGTATGAACCGTCAATACGCATCTCTCTTCCCTCTGTGCTGTGTCATCCCTTCTTCATTAATCCAGGGAGGACTCAGGTCTGGAGAAACAGCTGTGACATGAGCAGATGA